AAAACAAGAAATAACACTTCTTTTTCATTCCACCTCCTTTCTAGCCTCCAAATGGAATGCTACACCAAAAATAGGCATTGGTAATTGAAACACCCATTTATCATTATTATGCTGTTTCTTTAAACAAGGAAGATCTACCGAAATATTTGCATAAGGTATATTCCGATTAGATAAAAATCTACATTTTAAATGAAGTTTGGCACCTATGGTATCAAAATTTCTACCTATAGTAGACAGAGCAGCCCGTTGGAGCGTATGGTCATACGCCCCTATTTTGGGGGTATAACCATACCACTCCATCCATATTTTCTCTAAAAATAAGAACAACGGTATGCCACACTCTGGATAAGCTAAAGGAAATCCATACGTTAGATGCAGATATTGTTCCCAACGCGGTATAGGAGACTCTTTATAAACTAAAGGCAAGCCATAGGTTAGATACAGGTGATTACTTAGTGGTTTATACCGTCGAATAGCTAAATCTAAAGAAAAATAATGATGATCACCAAACCCTGGGATATAAAATTGAGGATTAAAAATCAATATATTTTCCCATTCCCTCAATAAAGGAGAATACTTTTCTGCACGCGCAAAACTTATATAAAGTTTTTGGTACCAGGGTGAACAAAGATCTCTTTTACTCAAAGATGAGGCATGGGTTATATTAAAACTATATATTTCAGTATGAGCTATTTTTTTATCTTCATCACATCGCTCTAGCTCCACTTCAGCCTTAAAATAGGCTTCCCCTGAAGAACTGCCTAGCGTGAAATAATAAGGGAATTTTATACCTAACTTTAATGTAGGTTCCCAAAAGGTGTCACTTATGTAATCTGACTCATGGCTACACAAATGTTTAGCCAATATATTTCGAGCTACGTTATACTTTTTCCGGTTTTCTAGAACCTGAGTCATCACTGGGTTTTTATACCTAGTACCTTTAATATCTATGTCCAAAATTGGATAAAAGGTTGCATACTTTATTTTTAAGCCTAATTCAGTTGTTTTATATACAGTATTTCTAACCTTATTCAGGATATTAAAGTTTTGGTAAAAATAGGGCGCAATGTTAAGTTTATCCTCTAAGTCTACAACCTGACAAAGTATAACCTTAATACCCCTATCATGCCAACTTGGTTCTTTTGCTTCTGGGCCAAGCAGATCAAAATACTCGTTTAAAAAGTGGTGCTTAATAATGGGATATCGATGGTCAGGCACTTTTGTCAATAGATCACTATTCTGTTCTTGTACAACCAATGGCGCATAGTACCTTACAGATCGATCCTCTACTGCCTCTAAAGGTGTCCACAAAAGGGGATCAAAAGGCATAGCAGCTATCTCCATGCCATTTTTACCATAATCATTGAAAATAAGTTGATTGGATAGAGGATCTACCCTACCTAAATAGGCGCCATATTTTCGTGAGGTAACTTGAAAACAAGCTTTTGTAGGCAAATGCATTGCATAAATATTATCGATGCCATTATAGGCGCTATTGTAGAGCAAATAGTCTTTATAGATTTTAGGGGAACTTCTATGCTCGTAGGTGTAAGGCAAGAGTGTTTCTGCCTTACTGGTCGCCACATGAATCCGTAAAATACTATTTTGCTGGTCCTTGGTTTTCACCACTAGGATGTGATCTTCACCAGACCAACTGGGGGTTAAATAATACCCTTCATCCAGGTTATCTATTTTTTTGATGACCTTACCAGATTTGGTCTCTAAAATAACCAACAAATGTTTCCCTGTTTGGTCAGTTGTTACCGCAACGAGTTGCTGAGCACTAGGGCTTATAGCTAGTGCAGTATATCGGCTGCTTGAGGCAAGGGTGCGTCTGCTTTTTTTTGCAAAATCATAATATTGTAAGCGAATGGTCTGCCGATTCCCTTGCCAAGGATGCCTACATGTTTCCAGCCAAGCGGCACACCCCTCGCCTATGTCAAAAACAGTAGGTGTAAGGCTACTCGGCATAAAGTGCAATATCGTCTTGTCTTTGCGTAAAGATACAGCAGCTCTTTTTAAGCCATCAGCAGGTGCAAGCTTAACGTGGACCAGTTGAGCACGTAATCCTATACCTATCTTCCAGGCCATAAGGCGACCCGATGCATCCATAAATGGGTTGTGATAATCAAAGCTATCATTTGGCTTTTTAACGGTAAGCTGGGTAGCAGGCGTAATTTTTAATCCTTCTAACTGCTTTTGCCAACGGTCGCGTAGCTCTTGGTTCATCTCCCTATATAATGTGGGGATGGACTTTTTAGTCACCTTTTTTACAGCATGGTGAAAGCCAAAATAAGGCACACCCTGCATGGTTTTTTCAAAAATAGCCTTGATGACATCCGCCCCATACTTTCTGCGCATATGTGTAGTGAAATAATACCCTACGTGATAGTCAGATGGCAGCTCATATTTCAAAGAGCCAAAGACTTGCCTGCTAAAACTAACGGGATCACGCTCTAGCAGGGTAACCTTATATATCTTTTCCCAGCCCGGTAAACGCCCTCGGCCACTTTTTGAAAGCGCAGTTTCCATACCGACTGCATCGCCTTCTTTAAAAAAGCTGTCAACGCCGCACACCGCAACCATATTCCATGCAAAATAGGGGAACTTAAGCCAAACAGGTGTACTATGGTATTCAATACTATGTTGTACTGCATGTCTCAGCTCATGTATACATAGCATATCGTACCAATCGGCATTGCCGACAAAATAGGGATTGGAGTTGTATAAGGTGTCAAAAGATATATGGCGCGGCAGCAGTTTAAAATATGCATTCAGCTCAGTAGATTGATTGTTAAGCAGCAAACGAAGAGGACTAGGATAGATGCCCAACGTTTTAGATACAGGCTTATAGATCGTTTCCAGCGTATTGGCTATACGTTGCGCTGATTTGGTGGTGTTTTTATCAAAGAATATACTAAAATGAGGGGTTGCAATTTTTTGTATTGCCCTGGCTTGGGTAGCCAAGCCAAAGAATAGAAAGTATAGCAAAGCACTAATAGCCCAAAAAGCGCGCTGCTTCTTTTGTGGCCAACAAATGCAACGTAAATGATACAGAAACATATAAACGTAAATAATAATATCCGCATAGCGCATGTATAGCGCAAAGGTTATTTTAGTAGCTATGCTTGATGGTTTTATATTAATCCATAGCCATATTTCCTATAAATGTATAAAAATGGTAGAAATATATTGCTTTCCAGCAGCCCAATTTAGCTTTGTACAAAGCTGTAGAATATCTTACCAGTTGCCCAACCATTACAAAATAAAGATATGTAACCCGATTATATTCAATGAATAATATTGGTAACTTTGTATGTTTGCTTATTAGTTTTAAACTAAATAGGTAACTTAGCAGCTATAGAAACAGAAGCAAAGCATACCATTGTTCAGATGAAGCCATACCCTTACCAAGAGGCATCCCAATAGTGCAATGGAGATTGATTGTACTGATTACTGAATCACAATAAAATGCAACCTTATATTTTTACGGAGATAGAAAAAAAATGGCAGAATAGATGGCAAGAACAAAAATCTATTATAAGTAGTAGGTCTTGTACTACTACCGATGCGCCCAAATATTACCTACTAAATATGTTTCCCTACCCTTCAGGATCAGGCCTCCATGTAGGGCATTATATGGGATATGTGGCTTCAGATATATTGGCTCGTTATTATAAACATAACGGATACCATGTACTGAACCCAATGGGATTTGATGCTTTTGGCCTGCCTGCTGAGCAGCATGCGATCCAAACCGGCAGGCACCCTGCCATTACCACTGCAAAAAATATAGAAAAATATACCGCACAACTGAATCAAGTGGCCTTAGACTTCGATTGGGATCAATCCGTTAATACTAGTGACCCTGCTTATTATAGGTGGACACAATGGATATTTTTACAAATGTTCAATGCTTGGTACAATACCGCTACACAAAAAGCAGCGCCTATTGACGCACTGATTCAGGAATTTGTTCGCCACGGTAATACCAAAGTGCAAGCTGCCTGTGATGACCATACACCTATTTTTTCAGCTGAAGAGTGGGGTGCATACACTGAAACAGAACAACAGGCCAAGCTATTGCACTATCGATTGGCTTATCTCAAGGATAGCATGGTCAACTGGTGTGAGGGGTTGGGCACTGTTTTAGCCAATGAGGAAGTGAAAGATGGGCTTTCTGAAAGAGGCGGTTATCCAGTGACACGCAAAAAGATGAAACAATGGAGTTTACGTATGACCGCCTATGCAGAACGGTTGCGCGCCGATCTAGACCTCCTAGATTGGCCTCTTTCTACCAAAGAGATGCAGCGCAACTGGTTGGGTAAGTCTGAAGGTGCAGAAATTACCTTTAGAGTGCAAGGACAACGTGGCGAAACGATTACGGTTTTTACTACCAGACCAGAAACCATTTTTGGTGCTTGCTTTATAGCCTTAGCGCCTGAGCATCCTTGGGTGTATTTTATGGCCAAACAAACCGGTGATGTAGAACTTATGACCTATATCGAACAGTCACAAAACCGTTCAGAGCGAAGCCGTCTTGCAGAAACTAATTTTTTAAGCGGTGTGTTTGTAGGTGCTTGTGTTATTCATCCTTTTACAGGAGCCCCCTTACCCATTTGGGTAGCAGATTATGTACTACCTAACTATGGTAGCGGTGCGATTATGGGGGTGCCTGCGCATGATAAACGAGATTATATCTTTGCGCAATCTTTTGATTTATTAACCTTACCTGTAATAGAAAGTACGGTACTGATAGAAGATGGGCCCTACGAAGCCCCTGAAGGTAAGATGATTAACTCTGATTTTTTAAATGGACTTTCCGTATCGGAAGCTGCTAAAAAAGCGGTCCAAATACTTACGCAAAAAAAGATTGGCCGGTATAAGGTGAACTATAGATTGCAAGATCCTATATTTAGTCGGCAACGATATTGGGGGGAGCCTTTTCCAATATATTACAAGGACAATGGACTCCCTTATCCACTTGCTGCGTCTCAATTGCCCCTTGTATTACCAGCCGTAAGTAGTTATACCCCTAATCAATCTGGTGCGCCTCCATTGGGTAATGCAGCCAACTGGTCTACACCAGAAGGCTATCCTTTAGACCTCCATACGATGCCAGGTTGGGCGGGTTCTAGTTGGTATTTTTTGCGGTACATGGACCCACACAATACAGAAACCTTTCTGAGCAAAGAAAAAGAAGCCTATTGGAAAGCAGTAGATTTTTATATAGGTGGCGCAGAACATGCCACAGGGCATCTGCTTTATGCACGCTTTTGGACCAAACTATTATATGATTTGGGTCATATTGCAATGCATGAACCATTTCCAAGATTGCTCCATCAAGGGCTCATTCAGAAACTTACCGCCATAGTATATCGCTTAAAAGATAAAAATGTTTTTGTAAGTGCTGGCCTTATAGCGGAATATGATGTTATGCCGATCTATATTCCTACAGCATTTGTCGAAAAAGAGGTTGTAGACCTAAAAGCTTTAAAAAACTGGCGTCCTGAGTTTGCGGATGCATGCTTCCTGCTAGAGGAGGGGAAATATATATGTGGGGGTAAAATGGAAAAAATGTCTAAATCGAAACACAATGTAGTGGACCCAGAGCAGGTGATCGCCGAATATGGCGCTGATGCTTTACGTTTGTATTTGATGTTTTTAGGACCATTAGAACAATCTAAACCATGGGATTTATCTGGTATAGAAGGAGTCTTCCGTTTTCTAAACAAAGCATGGCGTTTTGTACATCGTGCAAAAGCTACCTGGACGACTACTGCGCTAGACCAGATCACGCTTAAAATCATGCATCAAACGATTAAAAATGTAACGCATGCAATTCAAAAATGTTCTTTTAATACGGCGATAAGTAGTTTAATGATTTGCCTGAATAGGTTAGCAACTTGTGAGCGGGTAACGCCCTCTATTGTAGCCGACTTTATTTTACTGTTGGAGCCTTTTGCACCTTATATAGCTGCTGAGCTATGGGAAACGATAGGCAAAACAGACAGCATTAAAGCGGTTGGTTTTCCACTTTGGGATGAGACCTATCTAGAGGAAAAAAGTTTTACCTACCCTATTGCAGTGAATGGCAAGGTACGCACTAAGATGGTTTTTGAATCTAATCTACCGCCTATGACTATAGAAGAAGCCGTATTGGCCAATGAGGCGATTCAAAAATGGGTGGCCGGAAAATCGCCTAAAAAGGTAGTAGTGGTGCCTAACAAAATGGTGAATATAGTTGTATAACATCTCCCTGGATGGATCGTTGCTCCATTGCTTTTATTATGCACTAAAGAATACTTCAATAAAGATCTTCTCGGATTACTGCTTACACGTGAAGATCTAGATACACATCCAAAATGTAAATTGAACAATGAGGCTGATCAGCAGCTAACGCCTTATCTTTGTGCGCGCTATTTTGACAACAAAGAAGCAGAGGAAATCTTACAACAAGACAGGCGTTTTAATTGTGAAAAAGGAATACCCAAGTACCCTCCTAGCAGCACTAAAATGAAAGGATTGTTGTATAAGTTTTTGCAAAAAGTTTGTCGCCTATAAAAAAAT
The nucleotide sequence above comes from Cardinium endosymbiont of Sogatella furcifera. Encoded proteins:
- the leuS gene encoding leucine--tRNA ligase; translated protein: MQPYIFTEIEKKWQNRWQEQKSIISSRSCTTTDAPKYYLLNMFPYPSGSGLHVGHYMGYVASDILARYYKHNGYHVLNPMGFDAFGLPAEQHAIQTGRHPAITTAKNIEKYTAQLNQVALDFDWDQSVNTSDPAYYRWTQWIFLQMFNAWYNTATQKAAPIDALIQEFVRHGNTKVQAACDDHTPIFSAEEWGAYTETEQQAKLLHYRLAYLKDSMVNWCEGLGTVLANEEVKDGLSERGGYPVTRKKMKQWSLRMTAYAERLRADLDLLDWPLSTKEMQRNWLGKSEGAEITFRVQGQRGETITVFTTRPETIFGACFIALAPEHPWVYFMAKQTGDVELMTYIEQSQNRSERSRLAETNFLSGVFVGACVIHPFTGAPLPIWVADYVLPNYGSGAIMGVPAHDKRDYIFAQSFDLLTLPVIESTVLIEDGPYEAPEGKMINSDFLNGLSVSEAAKKAVQILTQKKIGRYKVNYRLQDPIFSRQRYWGEPFPIYYKDNGLPYPLAASQLPLVLPAVSSYTPNQSGAPPLGNAANWSTPEGYPLDLHTMPGWAGSSWYFLRYMDPHNTETFLSKEKEAYWKAVDFYIGGAEHATGHLLYARFWTKLLYDLGHIAMHEPFPRLLHQGLIQKLTAIVYRLKDKNVFVSAGLIAEYDVMPIYIPTAFVEKEVVDLKALKNWRPEFADACFLLEEGKYICGGKMEKMSKSKHNVVDPEQVIAEYGADALRLYLMFLGPLEQSKPWDLSGIEGVFRFLNKAWRFVHRAKATWTTTALDQITLKIMHQTIKNVTHAIQKCSFNTAISSLMICLNRLATCERVTPSIVADFILLLEPFAPYIAAELWETIGKTDSIKAVGFPLWDETYLEEKSFTYPIAVNGKVRTKMVFESNLPPMTIEEAVLANEAIQKWVAGKSPKKVVVVPNKMVNIVV